Proteins from one Chitinophaga oryzae genomic window:
- a CDS encoding sensor histidine kinase: protein MSDFNRQQLASENVLFRFLISPEHRIFRHLLFIVFIGAVLYNSASVISDPIAVFVYFIILFYVNMYVLVPKLLFRNRNIAYCLSVLGIVAVVAVCGYFFNPFNRENGLNIPLFSFLTALLLAASSSIKLFQKGMMDKQVIYELEQSKAYAELEQLKNQINPHFLFNMLNNANVLTKTDPEKASQVLMKLSDLLRYQLYDSARDKVLLTSDIHFLEDFLNLEKVRRDSFDFLVSKEGNLSGVQIPPLLFISFVENAVKHNNDATKASYVNLYFDVRNDELFFKCINSKPVLKSGSNTGGLGLVNVRRRLELLFPAQHTLDIEDGSERYCVTLTIKL, encoded by the coding sequence ATGAGTGATTTTAACCGTCAGCAGCTTGCGAGTGAGAACGTGCTTTTTCGTTTCCTGATTTCTCCTGAACACAGGATATTCCGGCATCTGCTGTTCATTGTTTTTATAGGCGCCGTGCTGTACAACAGCGCTTCCGTGATTTCCGACCCGATAGCAGTATTTGTATATTTTATTATATTGTTTTATGTTAATATGTATGTGCTGGTGCCCAAACTGTTGTTCCGGAACAGGAATATAGCATACTGCCTGTCTGTTCTCGGCATCGTTGCTGTAGTGGCTGTCTGTGGGTATTTTTTCAATCCATTTAACAGGGAAAACGGGCTGAACATCCCGCTCTTTTCCTTCCTTACCGCGTTGCTGCTGGCGGCTTCCTCTTCTATAAAACTGTTCCAGAAAGGAATGATGGACAAGCAGGTGATCTATGAGCTGGAACAGTCGAAGGCTTATGCGGAGCTGGAGCAGTTAAAAAACCAGATCAATCCGCATTTTCTGTTTAACATGCTAAACAACGCCAACGTGCTGACGAAGACGGACCCGGAGAAGGCGTCGCAGGTTTTAATGAAGCTGAGCGACCTGCTTCGCTATCAGCTTTATGACAGTGCAAGAGACAAGGTGTTGCTGACTTCGGATATTCATTTCCTGGAAGATTTTTTGAATTTGGAGAAAGTAAGGCGGGATAGCTTCGACTTCCTGGTTTCAAAAGAAGGGAATCTGAGCGGCGTGCAGATTCCTCCGTTGTTGTTTATTTCGTTTGTGGAAAATGCGGTGAAGCATAACAATGATGCAACAAAAGCCTCGTATGTAAACCTCTATTTCGATGTCAGGAACGATGAGCTTTTCTTTAAGTGCATCAATTCCAAGCCTGTGCTTAAATCCGGTAGTAATACGGGCGGGCTGGGGTTGGTAAATGTCAGGCGGAGACTGGAACTTTTATTCCCGGCACAGCATACGCTGGATATCGAAGACGGCTCCGAAAGGTATTGCGTAACTTTAACCATAAAGCTATGA
- a CDS encoding TonB-dependent receptor, translating to MRYKILYTLLFTTISFGAYSQEKVTLSGTITMKANTETVIGASIFIPEAKVSAISNAYGFYAVTVPKGEYTIVISCIGFESIEEPISLKQNTRRNFSMSEKSKTLDEVVIRHNKAASNIRTPEMSVNKLSISTIKKMPAVMGEVDILKAILQLPGVSTSQEGATGFNVRGGSVDGNLILLDEAVVYNTSHLFGFFSVFNADVIKVMKLYKGGIPATFGGRTSSVLDIYQKEGNNQEYHLTGGIGAISSRLLAEGPIVKDKSSFVIAGRTSYAHLLMKLADNPNSVSFYDLNAKLNYTLNDNNRIFLSAYFGKDKMDFSNFFNNTYGNAFFNLRWNHIFSEKRFSNASFIYSKYDYGLKIKYVGIDWASDIRNYNFKYNFNHHLSDKLVLNYGLNSIYYQFNPGTIKPMDEKSPINADQIEKKYAWENALYISAEQKITDKISLNYGLRYSYFQRLGEQQVNNYAHNQAVIFNPQLQIYEEGTPMSTTYYGKNKKIIDFGNLEPRLAVSYSINDDQSLKASYNRMSQYIHLISNTASVSPLDIWAPSDQYLQPEILDQVALGYFRNFSQGRYSLETEVFYKKIKNKADYIDGAELIAHKAIEQVLLNGEARAYGLELMLKKNTGKLTGWLSYTLSRAEQRTPGRNATEPGINNGQWYRANYDKTHNLSLTGAYQLTKKWSFGGAFTYQTGKAATYPIGKYEYQGITIANYGERNINSLPAYHHLDVSATFTPKPYSKKRWKGEWVFSIYNVYARNNAASLMFEQNRETGLSEAKRISIFGIIPGVTYNFKF from the coding sequence ATGAGATACAAGATCCTTTATACCCTGCTGTTTACAACCATTTCATTTGGGGCGTATTCACAGGAGAAAGTCACACTGAGTGGAACGATCACCATGAAAGCCAATACCGAAACGGTCATCGGGGCAAGCATTTTCATTCCGGAAGCAAAAGTTTCAGCCATTAGCAATGCGTATGGATTCTATGCGGTCACGGTGCCCAAAGGAGAATACACCATCGTCATCAGCTGTATAGGATTTGAGAGCATAGAGGAGCCCATCTCCCTGAAACAAAACACCAGGAGAAATTTTTCGATGTCCGAAAAAAGCAAAACGCTGGATGAAGTAGTGATAAGGCATAATAAAGCAGCCAGCAACATCCGGACGCCTGAAATGAGCGTCAACAAGCTCTCTATCTCCACCATCAAAAAGATGCCGGCGGTGATGGGAGAGGTCGATATCCTGAAAGCGATCCTGCAGCTACCGGGGGTATCCACTTCGCAGGAAGGCGCAACAGGCTTTAACGTCAGGGGTGGCTCGGTCGATGGCAACCTGATACTGCTGGACGAAGCCGTTGTTTACAACACCTCCCACCTGTTCGGTTTCTTCTCTGTTTTTAACGCAGATGTGATCAAAGTCATGAAACTGTATAAAGGCGGCATACCGGCTACGTTCGGCGGACGCACCTCTTCTGTCCTGGATATTTACCAGAAAGAGGGGAACAACCAGGAATACCACCTAACGGGCGGAATCGGGGCTATTTCAAGCAGACTGCTGGCAGAAGGCCCCATCGTAAAAGACAAAAGCTCGTTCGTGATCGCCGGGCGTACTTCTTATGCGCATCTGTTGATGAAGCTGGCAGACAACCCCAATTCAGTTTCCTTTTACGACCTGAATGCCAAACTGAACTATACACTCAACGACAACAACAGGATCTTCCTTTCAGCCTATTTCGGCAAGGATAAAATGGATTTCAGCAATTTCTTCAACAACACTTATGGAAACGCCTTTTTTAATCTCCGCTGGAACCATATCTTCTCCGAGAAACGCTTCTCCAACGCCTCGTTTATTTACAGTAAGTACGATTACGGCCTGAAGATAAAATATGTGGGCATTGACTGGGCTTCGGATATCCGCAATTATAACTTCAAGTATAATTTTAACCATCACCTGTCTGATAAGCTGGTGCTGAATTATGGACTCAACTCCATCTACTATCAATTCAATCCGGGCACCATAAAACCGATGGACGAAAAATCGCCCATCAATGCCGACCAGATTGAAAAAAAGTATGCCTGGGAAAATGCACTGTACATCAGCGCCGAACAAAAGATCACAGATAAAATATCCCTGAACTACGGACTGCGGTACAGCTACTTCCAACGGCTGGGAGAACAACAGGTGAACAATTATGCCCATAACCAGGCAGTAATTTTCAACCCGCAGCTGCAAATTTATGAGGAAGGAACGCCCATGAGCACAACGTATTATGGCAAAAACAAAAAGATCATCGATTTTGGGAACTTAGAGCCTCGCCTGGCAGTCTCCTATTCCATCAATGACGATCAATCCCTTAAAGCGAGTTATAACCGGATGAGCCAGTATATTCATTTAATTTCCAACACGGCCTCCGTCTCCCCGCTCGATATCTGGGCGCCAAGCGACCAATACCTGCAACCTGAAATCCTTGACCAGGTTGCATTGGGCTATTTCAGGAATTTCAGCCAGGGAAGATATTCCCTGGAAACAGAGGTCTTTTACAAGAAGATCAAAAACAAAGCAGATTATATCGACGGCGCCGAATTGATTGCCCACAAAGCCATAGAACAGGTACTGCTCAACGGGGAGGCAAGGGCTTACGGACTGGAGTTAATGCTGAAGAAGAATACCGGCAAACTGACAGGCTGGCTCTCTTACACCCTTTCCAGGGCAGAGCAGCGCACCCCGGGCAGAAATGCCACAGAACCCGGCATTAACAACGGCCAATGGTATCGCGCCAATTACGATAAAACACATAATCTCTCCCTTACCGGCGCTTATCAGCTGACGAAAAAATGGAGCTTTGGCGGCGCTTTTACCTACCAAACGGGCAAAGCAGCCACCTACCCCATCGGCAAATACGAGTATCAGGGCATTACGATTGCGAACTACGGAGAGCGGAACATCAATTCGCTTCCGGCTTACCATCATTTGGATGTATCGGCCACCTTCACCCCGAAGCCGTACAGCAAAAAAAGATGGAAAGGCGAATGGGTGTTCAGCATTTATAATGTGTATGCAAGAAACAACGCCGCCTCCCTGATGTTCGAGCAAAACAGGGAAACGGGGCTGAGCGAAGCGAAAAGGATATCCATTTTCGGTATCATTCCGGGAGTGACCTACAATTTCAAATTTTAA
- a CDS encoding DUF4249 domain-containing protein, translating to MKNILTYLIISCSLLLLSCTKVVDVPLDTAAPKLVIDASIDWVKGTTGREQKIKLSTTTGYYNTQFPTVSGADIVITNSANTVFHFAEIAGTGEYSCSDFHPVIGETYTLKVILNGEVYAATETCIGVPDIQNNIVQNNSGGFGGDEIEITYYYQDNGNEENYYLHRILSPVSVFPDYKPQDDANGQGKLLQEYFSDEDLKAGDKINIRLYGISRRYYDYFRKLLTAAGAGNGPFQTTPGQVRGNIVNQTHFDNFAYGYFRLSEVAVKEYTIQE from the coding sequence ATGAAAAACATACTGACATACCTGATAATCTCATGCAGTCTTCTCCTGCTGTCCTGCACAAAAGTGGTGGACGTGCCACTGGACACAGCAGCACCGAAACTGGTGATCGATGCATCGATCGACTGGGTAAAGGGCACAACAGGCAGAGAGCAGAAAATCAAGCTCTCCACCACTACAGGATATTACAATACGCAATTCCCAACAGTGTCGGGAGCAGATATCGTTATCACCAATTCAGCCAATACAGTTTTTCACTTTGCAGAAATTGCCGGCACGGGCGAATATAGCTGCTCCGACTTCCATCCGGTGATCGGGGAAACATATACTTTAAAAGTTATCCTAAATGGCGAAGTCTATGCCGCCACCGAAACCTGCATCGGTGTGCCGGACATTCAGAATAACATCGTACAGAATAATTCCGGCGGGTTCGGGGGCGATGAAATAGAGATCACCTACTACTACCAGGACAACGGCAATGAGGAAAATTACTACCTGCACCGCATCCTGTCACCTGTATCCGTGTTTCCGGACTACAAACCCCAGGATGACGCGAACGGCCAGGGGAAACTGCTACAGGAATATTTTTCCGATGAAGACCTGAAAGCCGGAGATAAAATCAACATCAGGCTGTACGGCATCTCCAGGAGATATTATGACTATTTCAGAAAGTTGCTGACCGCAGCCGGGGCAGGCAACGGCCCGTTTCAAACAACGCCTGGCCAGGTGAGAGGAAATATCGTCAACCAGACCCATTTTGACAACTTCGCCTATGGATATTTCAGATTATCGGAAGTGGCGGTGAAAGAGTATACGATACAAGAATGA
- a CDS encoding TonB-dependent receptor, translating into MRAGYISAFLVLTAATNAFGQDSTRPGRITDTTSQLKDVIVTASRVAESVNEVPSSVLLISAKEVGKQAQINNNLPYILMQKIPGISPSEEGQNNFIGKLRGRNFLVLIDGIPQSTPLRNGGRDLRTIDVSAIDHIEVINGASSMYGNGGAGGIINYITTKPEKTVPFSSSTYFNNSLNLVKADETYGYNLSQVFKGGVGRFDYVVQGKMAHSGVVRSSDGVVVSPFYGLGETKSYNALVKIGYDFSASHRIEVMGNYFNSIQDSKYIGTKGDFGVSPAIGVRGDTNILGGTPYNKTFNVKYTGTFGKTEANVAVYYNDINSVFEAYNQIYSDHWGGRFNFSTPFVLPGNNHVQLIYGIDLLKDHTVQKDMADKLVTPDMNMNSIAPYLQSKFILAKDWIFKAGARYENLLFKVSDFTRGNKLVPGATNTYNALVFNAGLRYNKFSYAQPFASFSQGYSIGDIGLVLRNGVSLNAINVAPVKVNNFELGVNGDIQRFRYEVTGYYSTSKKGASFKEVTPGNFELVQLPQRIYGAEAVLGYKATNWLSLGGVLGYMDGKEDTKNDGSYDGKVDNSTISPIKIGGHVNVKFTRQWDFSVQMTKIGSRDVFPKEVWNYGKYPVTGYTLFDMYTSYKLRHVTLTFAVNNLFNASYYPTHSAVRGATTEGRYYVKGTGTVANLGVVVNL; encoded by the coding sequence ATGAGAGCAGGCTATATTTCAGCGTTTTTAGTCTTAACTGCCGCCACAAATGCCTTCGGACAAGATAGTACCAGGCCCGGGAGAATCACGGATACCACCAGTCAGTTGAAAGATGTTATTGTTACAGCCAGCCGGGTAGCAGAGAGTGTGAACGAAGTCCCTTCCTCCGTGCTGTTGATATCGGCGAAAGAGGTGGGGAAACAGGCGCAGATCAACAACAACCTGCCGTATATCCTGATGCAGAAAATACCGGGAATTTCACCCAGTGAAGAAGGACAGAATAATTTTATCGGGAAATTGAGAGGCAGGAACTTCCTGGTACTGATCGATGGTATCCCGCAATCTACCCCGTTGAGAAACGGCGGACGTGACCTCAGAACGATCGATGTCAGCGCGATAGATCATATCGAAGTAATCAACGGCGCATCCTCCATGTATGGCAACGGCGGTGCGGGTGGTATTATCAATTATATTACGACAAAGCCGGAGAAAACTGTTCCCTTCAGCTCTTCTACTTATTTCAATAACAGCCTGAATCTCGTTAAGGCTGATGAAACATACGGGTATAACCTCTCACAGGTATTCAAAGGGGGCGTGGGAAGATTTGATTACGTTGTGCAGGGTAAGATGGCACATTCCGGTGTGGTAAGGTCTTCCGATGGTGTTGTTGTCAGCCCTTTTTACGGGCTGGGAGAAACGAAGTCATACAATGCCCTGGTAAAGATCGGATATGATTTCTCTGCCAGTCATCGTATAGAGGTGATGGGTAATTATTTCAACAGTATCCAGGACAGTAAATACATCGGTACCAAAGGAGACTTCGGTGTTTCTCCGGCCATCGGCGTCCGGGGAGATACCAACATCCTGGGAGGAACGCCCTACAATAAAACATTCAACGTAAAGTACACCGGTACCTTTGGTAAAACAGAAGCGAATGTTGCGGTATATTATAATGATATTAATTCGGTATTTGAAGCGTATAATCAAATATACTCTGACCACTGGGGCGGACGGTTCAATTTTTCCACGCCTTTTGTATTGCCGGGCAATAACCATGTGCAATTGATTTATGGCATAGACTTGTTAAAGGACCATACCGTACAAAAAGATATGGCTGACAAACTGGTTACTCCGGATATGAATATGAATAGCATTGCCCCTTACCTGCAATCCAAATTCATACTGGCTAAAGACTGGATATTCAAAGCCGGTGCGCGTTATGAGAACCTCTTGTTTAAAGTCAGCGATTTTACCAGGGGCAATAAGCTGGTGCCGGGCGCCACCAATACCTACAATGCACTGGTGTTTAATGCCGGCCTGCGATACAATAAATTTTCCTATGCCCAGCCGTTTGCCAGCTTTTCGCAAGGTTATTCTATTGGAGACATAGGACTGGTACTGAGAAATGGTGTTTCTTTAAATGCGATAAACGTTGCTCCTGTAAAAGTGAATAATTTTGAGCTGGGTGTAAATGGAGACATTCAGCGCTTCCGTTACGAGGTGACCGGCTATTATAGTACCAGTAAAAAAGGGGCCAGCTTCAAAGAGGTCACCCCGGGTAATTTCGAGCTGGTCCAGTTACCACAACGTATATACGGAGCAGAGGCGGTGCTGGGATACAAAGCAACCAATTGGTTGAGCCTGGGCGGCGTACTCGGCTATATGGATGGAAAAGAAGATACAAAAAACGACGGCTCTTATGACGGAAAAGTAGACAATTCCACTATTTCGCCCATAAAAATCGGCGGCCATGTGAACGTTAAATTTACCCGCCAATGGGACTTCTCCGTTCAAATGACTAAAATCGGAAGCCGCGATGTATTTCCTAAAGAAGTATGGAATTACGGAAAATACCCCGTTACCGGCTATACGTTGTTCGATATGTATACTTCCTATAAACTCAGGCATGTAACGTTGACTTTTGCAGTGAATAACCTCTTTAACGCCAGTTATTATCCCACTCATTCAGCGGTGCGTGGCGCTACAACGGAGGGGCGTTATTACGTTAAAGGAACAGGAACGGTTGCCAACCTGGGCGTAGTGGTCAATTTATAA
- a CDS encoding M23 family metallopeptidase, which yields MAIVKRLLCFFMIITAGIDPGFGQEYRPSVDMHIPFGTGTVVINGKPAVYYELYLTNFSNDSISLEKMEVLDVADSSVVASFNRGDLLNRLSRPGLQIKDKEDLIAPGNSRVVFVELQNDKTGVQLVHRLSLSVSQGNKKQTFLVQGAFMSISEKPRVALGAPLAGGPWAAVYDPSWSRGHRRVIYTVDGKARIPGRFAIDFIKLDTLGRYANGDNDVVKNWYGYGAAVLAVSDGIVSATRDDFRESNTLANHPEYPAEKATGNYISIDIGNNCIAFYEHLKPGSIKVVAGQRVKKGDVIAAVGFTGQTTGPHLHFHVADQHSALGAEGIPFVFECFTLLGTYVDFGKFGKERWIPVKDSFPLIIRAERPASNSVITFDAGNN from the coding sequence ATGGCAATAGTCAAAAGACTGTTATGCTTTTTCATGATCATTACCGCTGGTATCGATCCGGGTTTTGGCCAGGAATACCGGCCATCTGTCGACATGCATATTCCTTTTGGGACCGGTACTGTCGTTATAAACGGAAAACCCGCTGTTTACTATGAGCTCTATCTGACTAATTTCTCAAACGATTCCATAAGTCTGGAAAAGATGGAAGTATTGGATGTTGCTGATTCTTCTGTTGTTGCTTCCTTTAACAGGGGTGATTTGCTAAATAGGCTTAGCAGGCCTGGATTGCAAATAAAGGATAAAGAGGATTTAATTGCACCGGGTAATTCAAGGGTAGTGTTTGTTGAATTGCAAAATGATAAAACTGGTGTGCAATTGGTTCATCGTCTTAGTCTCTCGGTATCGCAGGGTAATAAAAAGCAAACATTTTTGGTCCAGGGCGCATTTATGAGCATATCAGAGAAGCCGCGGGTAGCTCTTGGAGCACCTTTGGCCGGTGGTCCCTGGGCGGCAGTTTACGATCCTTCCTGGAGCCGCGGGCATCGCAGGGTAATTTATACGGTTGATGGGAAGGCGCGGATTCCCGGACGTTTTGCCATAGATTTCATCAAGCTTGATACGCTGGGACGGTATGCCAACGGAGACAATGATGTGGTGAAAAATTGGTATGGCTATGGGGCAGCGGTGCTGGCAGTGAGTGACGGCATTGTTTCGGCAACCAGGGATGATTTCCGGGAAAGCAACACTTTGGCAAACCACCCTGAGTACCCCGCAGAGAAGGCAACAGGGAACTACATTTCAATAGATATAGGAAATAACTGCATCGCCTTTTACGAACATCTGAAGCCGGGAAGCATCAAAGTTGTGGCCGGACAACGGGTAAAAAAAGGTGATGTTATTGCAGCTGTGGGGTTTACTGGTCAGACTACCGGTCCACATCTTCACTTCCATGTGGCAGATCAGCATTCAGCGCTGGGAGCGGAGGGGATACCTTTTGTGTTTGAATGTTTTACGCTTCTGGGCACATATGTTGATTTTGGAAAATTTGGAAAGGAGCGCTGGATACCCGTTAAAGATTCTTTCCCGTTGATAATCAGAGCAGAACGCCCCGCATCTAACTCCGTAATAACATTCGACGCGGGAAATAATTGA
- a CDS encoding PorP/SprF family type IX secretion system membrane protein produces MYNISRWNRVLLKCIGGLMLFPALARGQQNLQFSQYVFNMLSVNPAYAGYKEDLYLNTIYRKQWVDFPGAPVTAAVSVDGVVKSKDDRVGLGLQVTYDKLGPQDATAFYGMYSYRIPLDEDGTRRLCFGIGAGATQYAIDGTTLQFNDDGDPTIPAARVSTLIPDARFGIYYFTPRFYASASVMDLFSLYTDPTRYYWKGYQYKTIRKTQHLYLTAGTVFDLGENFKLKPSVLIKEDFKGPTNVDLTAFLLIAEKLWVGGSYRTGVRLWNKPNLPSYLDPLDAASAVVEFYANDRFRIGYAYDLTISKLASAQSGSHEISLGITFPGKRTRILSPRYF; encoded by the coding sequence ATGTATAATATATCAAGATGGAACCGGGTGTTGTTAAAGTGTATAGGAGGATTGATGCTTTTTCCTGCTTTGGCAAGAGGGCAGCAGAACCTGCAGTTTAGTCAATATGTGTTTAACATGTTGAGTGTAAATCCGGCTTACGCGGGTTACAAGGAAGATCTCTATCTGAATACTATTTACAGAAAGCAATGGGTTGACTTTCCCGGGGCGCCGGTCACCGCAGCCGTTTCGGTAGATGGGGTAGTTAAATCAAAAGACGACAGGGTAGGGTTGGGGCTGCAGGTAACATACGATAAGCTGGGGCCGCAGGATGCTACTGCATTTTACGGAATGTATTCTTACCGTATTCCGCTGGATGAAGATGGTACCAGGCGTTTATGCTTCGGCATAGGCGCCGGGGCCACACAGTATGCTATCGATGGAACTACGCTGCAATTCAACGACGACGGGGATCCCACCATCCCGGCAGCCAGGGTGTCGACGCTTATTCCGGACGCGCGCTTCGGGATCTATTATTTCACCCCCAGGTTTTATGCCAGTGCATCAGTGATGGACCTCTTCTCATTGTATACGGACCCTACCCGATATTATTGGAAAGGGTATCAATACAAAACGATCCGCAAAACGCAGCACCTGTATCTTACGGCTGGGACAGTATTTGATCTGGGAGAGAATTTCAAACTCAAACCTTCAGTTTTGATAAAGGAAGATTTTAAAGGCCCTACGAATGTGGACCTGACGGCATTTTTACTGATCGCGGAAAAATTGTGGGTAGGGGGCTCTTACAGAACAGGCGTGCGTTTGTGGAACAAGCCAAATCTGCCTTCATATCTTGATCCGCTCGATGCTGCCAGCGCAGTGGTTGAATTTTATGCTAATGACCGGTTCCGGATCGGTTATGCCTACGATCTTACGATCAGTAAACTGGCTTCTGCCCAGAGCGGGTCACATGAAATATCCCTGGGTATTACCTTCCCCGGGAAAAGAACACGTATACTCAGTCCAAGATATTTTTGA